A region from the Canis lupus familiaris isolate Mischka breed German Shepherd chromosome 3, alternate assembly UU_Cfam_GSD_1.0, whole genome shotgun sequence genome encodes:
- the MORF4L1 gene encoding mortality factor 4-like protein 1 isoform X2: protein MAPKQDPKPKFQEGERVLCFHGPLLYEAKCVKVAIKDKQVKYFIHYSGWNKNWDEWVPESRVLKYVDTNLQKQRELQKANQEQYAEGKMRGAAPGKKTSGLQQKNVEVKTKKNKQKTPGNGDGGSTSETPPPPRKKRARVDPTVENEETFMNRVEVKVKIPEELKPWLVDDWDLITRQKQLFYLPAKKNVDSILEDYANYKKSRGNTDNKEYAVNEVVAGIKEYFNVMLGTQLLYKFERPQYAEILADHPDAPMSQVYGAPHLLRLFVRIGAMLAYTPLDEKSLALLLNYLHDFLKYLAKNSATLFSASDYEVAPPEYHRKAV from the exons ATGGCGCCGAAGCAGGACCCGAAGCCCAAATTCCAGGAGG GTGAGCGAGTACTGTGCTTTCATGGGCCTCTTCTTTATGAAGCAAAG tgtgtaAAGGTTGCCATAAAGGACAAACAAGTGAAATACTTTATACATTACAGTGGTTGGAATAAAAA TTGGGATGAATGGGTTCCAGAAAGCAGAGTACTCAAATATGTGGACACCAATCTGCAGAAACAGCGAGAACTTCAAAAAGCCAATCA ggAGCAGTATGCAGAGGGGAAGATGagaggggctgccccaggaaagAAGACATCTGGTCTGCAACAGAAAAATGTTGAAGT gaaaaccaaaaagaacaaacagaaaa CGCCTGGAAACGGAGATGGTGGTAGCACCAGTGAGACCCCTCCACCTCCTCGCAAGAAAAGGGCCCGTGTGGATCCCACTGTTGAGAAT GAGGAAACCTTCATGAACAGAGTTGAAGTGAAAGTGAAGATTCCTGAGGAGCTAAAACCATGGCTTGTTGATGATTGGGACTTAATTACCCGACAAAAACAG ctCTTTTATCTTCCTGCCAAGAAGAATGTGGATTCCATCCTAGAGGATTATGCAAATTACAAGAAATCTCGAGGAAACACAGATAATAA GGAGTATGCTGTTAATGAGGTTGTGGCTGGAATAAAGGAATACTTCAATGTGATGTTGGGCACTCAGCTACTCTACAAATTTGAGAGACCACAGTATGCAGAGATCCTTGCAGATCACCCGGATGCACCCATGTCCCAGGTGTATGGGGCACCACATCTACTGAGATTATTTG TACGAATTGGAGCGATGTTGGCTTATACTCCGCTGGATGAGAAGAGCCTTGCTTTATTGCTCAATTATCTTCATGATTTCCTAAA gtACCTGGCAAAGAATTCGGCAACCTTGTTTAGTGCCAGCGATTATGAAGTGGCTCCTCCTGAGTACCACCGGAAGGCCGTGTGA
- the MORF4L1 gene encoding mortality factor 4-like protein 1 isoform X1, giving the protein MAPKQDPKPKFQEGERVLCFHGPLLYEAKCVKVAIKDKQVKYFIHYSGWNKKSAVRPRRSEQTLKTREDIVALFPVPEGAPSVHHPLLTSSWDEWVPESRVLKYVDTNLQKQRELQKANQEQYAEGKMRGAAPGKKTSGLQQKNVEVKTKKNKQKTPGNGDGGSTSETPPPPRKKRARVDPTVENEETFMNRVEVKVKIPEELKPWLVDDWDLITRQKQLFYLPAKKNVDSILEDYANYKKSRGNTDNKEYAVNEVVAGIKEYFNVMLGTQLLYKFERPQYAEILADHPDAPMSQVYGAPHLLRLFVRIGAMLAYTPLDEKSLALLLNYLHDFLKYLAKNSATLFSASDYEVAPPEYHRKAV; this is encoded by the exons ATGGCGCCGAAGCAGGACCCGAAGCCCAAATTCCAGGAGG GTGAGCGAGTACTGTGCTTTCATGGGCCTCTTCTTTATGAAGCAAAG tgtgtaAAGGTTGCCATAAAGGACAAACAAGTGAAATACTTTATACATTACAGTGGTTGGAATAAAAA AAGTGCTGTGAGGCCCAGGCGCTCTGAACAAACTTTGAAGACACGTGAGGATATTGTAGCCCTTTTTCCTGTTCCTGAAGGAGCTCCCTCAGTACACCACCCCCTCCTGACCTCTAG TTGGGATGAATGGGTTCCAGAAAGCAGAGTACTCAAATATGTGGACACCAATCTGCAGAAACAGCGAGAACTTCAAAAAGCCAATCA ggAGCAGTATGCAGAGGGGAAGATGagaggggctgccccaggaaagAAGACATCTGGTCTGCAACAGAAAAATGTTGAAGT gaaaaccaaaaagaacaaacagaaaa CGCCTGGAAACGGAGATGGTGGTAGCACCAGTGAGACCCCTCCACCTCCTCGCAAGAAAAGGGCCCGTGTGGATCCCACTGTTGAGAAT GAGGAAACCTTCATGAACAGAGTTGAAGTGAAAGTGAAGATTCCTGAGGAGCTAAAACCATGGCTTGTTGATGATTGGGACTTAATTACCCGACAAAAACAG ctCTTTTATCTTCCTGCCAAGAAGAATGTGGATTCCATCCTAGAGGATTATGCAAATTACAAGAAATCTCGAGGAAACACAGATAATAA GGAGTATGCTGTTAATGAGGTTGTGGCTGGAATAAAGGAATACTTCAATGTGATGTTGGGCACTCAGCTACTCTACAAATTTGAGAGACCACAGTATGCAGAGATCCTTGCAGATCACCCGGATGCACCCATGTCCCAGGTGTATGGGGCACCACATCTACTGAGATTATTTG TACGAATTGGAGCGATGTTGGCTTATACTCCGCTGGATGAGAAGAGCCTTGCTTTATTGCTCAATTATCTTCATGATTTCCTAAA gtACCTGGCAAAGAATTCGGCAACCTTGTTTAGTGCCAGCGATTATGAAGTGGCTCCTCCTGAGTACCACCGGAAGGCCGTGTGA